The Oceanimonas doudoroffii sequence CGCGGATCGCGGCCGGCAAAGGCATCGGCCTGCTCGGCAGGAGGCACCCGTTCGCGCTGTTCATTGTCCTGGCGTGGCTGGCTGCCAACGGTGGGGGCGGGGGCAAACAGGGCGTCGTTGAGCCGGTTGTCGATGTTCATGGCGCCTCATCCAATGACTCAAATGAATTGTTTGATTATTCACCATTACGGCCAAACAGGAAAGCGAGCGGCAGAAATTCATCGCCGCCTGAAAATGCAAGTGATGTTGACAATGATTCTCAATGGTGGAATATTCGGCCGGTTTTCGTTGACCGGAGCCTTCCTTTTCTCATGTTCGGCCCTGCTTCCCGTGCCAGCCAGCTCCCTCGCTGGGTGCGCCCGGTTCACACCTACAGCTCAATGCTTATGTTGTTGATTATGCTGTTTTTTACCGCCACCGGACTGACCCTCAACAATCGTCAGTGGCTGCCCGAGTCCGTGCCCGAGCAGGAAACCGAGCTGGTCCTGCCCGAGTCGTTCGCCACCACGGCGCTGTGGCAACAGGATCCCTTGCTGGCGGCGGGCCAGGTGTGGCAATGGCTCAAGGCCGAGCAGCAACTGGCCGGCGGTGAGGTGCGTTTCGACTGGACCGCCGACGAAGGTGTGCTCTTTATCGACGTCAAGCGCCCTGGTGGTTACAGCCTGGCGGAAGTGATTCCGGAAGAGGGCACCGTGCTGGTCACCCAGCGCGGTTTCGGCTGGATGGCGGTGCTTAACGATCTGCACATGGGCCGCTACGCCGGCCCGGCGTGGAGCTGGTTTATCGATGTATCCGCCGCCGTCATGCTGCTGTTCACCCTGACCGGCTTCTGGCTGGTGCTGCCCATGCGGCGCAAGCGCGGTCGCCTGCTGGCGGCCACCGGCCTGGGCTGTGTGCTGATGGCCGGCCTGTATCTGCTGATCCTTTACTGAGTGGAGATTGTCATGAAAAAGCCCCTGCTGGCCCTGATGCTGTGTGCCGCCCCGGCCATGGCACAACCGGTGAACATCGAGATCTCCCTGCCCGAAGGCAGCGGCGGCGGCCACTACCGGCCCTATGTGGCCGTCTGGGTGGAAAACGACCGGCAGCAACCGGTCAAAACCCTGGCGGTGTGGCGCAAGGAAAGCGACTGGCTCAAAGACATGCGCCGCTGGTGGCGCAAGGCCGGTCGCTACGATCAGGGCGAACTGGATGCGGTCACCTCCGCCACCCGCAAGCCGGGGCAATACCGGCTGAGCTGGGATGGCACCGATCAGGCCGGTGAACCGGTGGCCCCGGGCAAGTACCGCCTCAACGTGGAAGCGGCCCGGGAACACGGCAACCGCAGCCTGGTGCGCCAGGTTATCGAACTCGGCGGCGAGCCCGCCCGGTATCATCTCAAGCCCACGGAAGAGCTGGGCGACGTCATTATCAGCACAGGAGCACAATAACGTGAAAAAAATAAAGGCCTCTATCGCCGCCCTGGCCCTGCTGGCCGGCAGCGTCAGCGCCCACCCGCTGTGGATGCTGCCCAGCGAATTCAGCCTGTCTGTTGAAGAAGCGAAATGGATCACCGTGGACGCCACCGCTTCCCACGGTGTGTTCAGCTTTGACAAGCCGGTTGGCCTTGATTACGTCACCGTCTACAACCCGGCCAACGAGCCCGGCCGTATCGGCTCTTACTTCAAGGGCCAGCGCCGCAGCGTGTTTGATCTGGAGCTGACCGACAGCGGCACCTACAAGGTGGAGCTGCGCACCCCCGAGCGTTACATCACCAACTATGTGATTGGCAAGCGCAACACCCAGCGCCGTATTTTCGGCAACAAGCAGGAAGTGCAGGAGCAACTGCCCGAGGCCGCCCGCGAGGTGACCACCTATGCGGTGCAGAGCATCAGCGCCTTTTATGTGACCAAGCAGGCCCCGTCCCGTGAGGTGCTGGCCGCCACCGGCAAGGGCTTTGAGCTCGACGCCCTGACCCACCCCAGCGACATTGTCGTGGGCGAAGAGGCCGGGTTCCGTTTCACCTTCAATGGCGAGCCGGTCAAGGATCTCAAGGTGGAAGTGGTGCCTTACGGCACCAACTACCGGGATGACCGCCGCCAGACCGAACTGATGACCGACGCCAACGGCGAGGTGCATTTCACCCCCGAACAGGGTGGCCCGCACCTGTTGAGTACCGGCCTGCGTCAGCCCGTCGACAGCCCGCTGGCGGATCAGGCCGGGGTGAATTACCTGCTTACCTTTGAAGCCATGCCCGAATAAGGAGACCACCATGTTGCGAGCCCTGCTGCTGTGTGCGGGGCTGGGGCTGGCCGCCCCGGCCTCGGCCCACTATCCGGTGATGGACTGCAGCCGAAACGGCGACAGCGTGGACTGTCGCGTCGGTTACAGCGACGGCACCCTGGCCAAAGGCGCCGAGGTGGTGATGTTCAGCTACGATGACGACGAAATCGCCCGGGCCGAGGCCGATGCCCGCTCCGAGGTGCACTTCCCCTGGAGTGAGCAGGAGTTCTACATTCAGTTCGACGCCGGCCACGAGCAGCCGGCGGAATTTGATTATGTCGAGCTCTGAACTGAGCGTGGAGAGTCTGGAGCGGGTGCCGCCCAATGACGGCCGGCGCGAAACCCTCTGGGTCATGCTCACCCTGGCGCTGGTGCTGCTGGCTGGCGCCGCCGGCATTACTTGGCGCCAGCAGGTCACCCTCACCGCCGCTCCGCACACCGCCCTTAGCACTCCGGGCAGCCGGTTGCTCACCGAGCTGGCCATCGCTGCCGAGGAGATTCGCTTTATGACTCCGGAGGGCGAGGCCTGGCCCACAGTGACGCGGCTGGCCGAACTGGGCGTGCCCCCCTTTGACCGCCCTGAGCTTGTCTGGCAGCAGCCGGAAGCG is a genomic window containing:
- a CDS encoding PepSY-associated TM helix domain-containing protein, yielding MFGPASRASQLPRWVRPVHTYSSMLMLLIMLFFTATGLTLNNRQWLPESVPEQETELVLPESFATTALWQQDPLLAAGQVWQWLKAEQQLAGGEVRFDWTADEGVLFIDVKRPGGYSLAEVIPEEGTVLVTQRGFGWMAVLNDLHMGRYAGPAWSWFIDVSAAVMLLFTLTGFWLVLPMRRKRGRLLAATGLGCVLMAGLYLLILY
- a CDS encoding DUF2271 domain-containing protein is translated as MKKPLLALMLCAAPAMAQPVNIEISLPEGSGGGHYRPYVAVWVENDRQQPVKTLAVWRKESDWLKDMRRWWRKAGRYDQGELDAVTSATRKPGQYRLSWDGTDQAGEPVAPGKYRLNVEAAREHGNRSLVRQVIELGGEPARYHLKPTEELGDVIISTGAQ
- a CDS encoding DUF4198 domain-containing protein, with translation MKKIKASIAALALLAGSVSAHPLWMLPSEFSLSVEEAKWITVDATASHGVFSFDKPVGLDYVTVYNPANEPGRIGSYFKGQRRSVFDLELTDSGTYKVELRTPERYITNYVIGKRNTQRRIFGNKQEVQEQLPEAAREVTTYAVQSISAFYVTKQAPSREVLAATGKGFELDALTHPSDIVVGEEAGFRFTFNGEPVKDLKVEVVPYGTNYRDDRRQTELMTDANGEVHFTPEQGGPHLLSTGLRQPVDSPLADQAGVNYLLTFEAMPE
- a CDS encoding DUF6162 family protein, which translates into the protein MSSSELSVESLERVPPNDGRRETLWVMLTLALVLLAGAAGITWRQQVTLTAAPHTALSTPGSRLLTELAIAAEEIRFMTPEGEAWPTVTRLAELGVPPFDRPELVWQQPEAACYSTTEPTTGAAFTLWLAPEGGLFYHPGGEALHHCRDLAHWTKMDK